From the Musa acuminata AAA Group cultivar baxijiao chromosome BXJ1-2, Cavendish_Baxijiao_AAA, whole genome shotgun sequence genome, one window contains:
- the LOC103976570 gene encoding protein VERNALIZATION 3: MSRDPLVVGNVVGDVLDPFVRSATMRVSYGNKELTNGCELKPSMVAVEPRVEIKGRNSRILYTLVMVDPDAPSPSNPTKREYLHWLVTDIPETSNASYGNEIVSYESPRPTAGIHRFVFILFRQSVCQTMYAPGWRQNFNTRDFAAAFNLGDPVAAMFFNCQRENGCGGRRYQAVSGWM; encoded by the exons ATGTCGAGGGACCCACTTGTCGTCGGCAACGTCGTAGGTGACGTGCTGGACCCATTTGTCAGGTCGGCAACGATGAGGGTGTCCTATGGCAACAAGGAGCTGACCAATGGGTGTGAGCTCAAACCGTCAATGGTTGCGGTTGAGCCAAGAGTCGAGATCAAAGGACGCAACTCGAGGATCCTTTACACTCTT GTGATGGTGGACCCTGATGCACCAAGCCCTAGCAATCCAACAAAAAGAGAGTACCTGCACTG GTTGGTGACAGATATCCCAGAAACATCAAATGCAAGCTATG GCAATGAGATTGTCTCCTATGAGAGCCCACGGCCAACTGCTGGGATCCATCGCTTCGTGTTCATTCTGTTCCGGCAATCTGTCTGCCAAACCATGTATGCACCTGGATGGAGACAGAACTTCAACACGCGGGATTTtgcagcagcttttaaccttgggGATCCTGTAGCTGCAATGTTCTTCAACTGCCAGAGGGAGAATGGATGTGGTGGAAGAAG GTACCAAGCCGTCAGCGGATGGATGTGA